One Nicotiana sylvestris chromosome 12, ASM39365v2, whole genome shotgun sequence genomic window carries:
- the LOC104222445 gene encoding WEB family protein At5g55860-like, producing the protein MPEGTESKALRNEENTQSDSLGAIIIRDSLTLSTFSEEAIQDAQSIRTPDVEGAHRGKDLFRGCFTRVEDDIDLSEASSLFDVAQRILSRALTLHRDAFSKCRAELSRCEADLQRLIEEKNSLKLLSGQKEEEIKDLRAELATAHKEQTELIKQHKAEKIEQLCEEVNMMRAETLGWKQNMDHLASEKDAARSQLSLTESQLQGMKEESLAQNMKIEELEVRLAAKLAKVKSEAENVKADAEAIVAIYQSDAEAAQAQARESVEDAQNRAFWITELVKCQSRRETLEEIHARGFDFSTEIKNAKELEAEAKALVSFDDDDSGSVSGSESRGDPDDEDDPDWSL; encoded by the exons ATGCCTGAAGGGACCGAATCCAAGGCTCTTCGAAATGAAGAGAACACCCAAAGTGATTCGCTCGGGGCAATAATAATCAGAGACTCTCTAACTCTCTCTACATTTTCCGAGGAGGCAATTCAGGATGCCCAATCTATAAGGACTCCCGATGTGGAGGGAGCCCATAGAGGGAAAGACCTTTTCCGTGGTTGCTTTACAAGAGTTGAAGATGATATCGACCTGAGTGAGGCATCGAGTCTCTTTGATGTGGCTCAACGAATCCTAAGTCGG GCCTTGACACTCCATCGGGATGCATTTTCTAAATGCCGAGCAGAGCTGAGCCGATGTGAGGCCGATCTTCAAAGGCTCATAGAGGAGAAAAATTCCCTCAAACTTCTCAGCGGGcaaaaagaagaggagatcaAGGACCTCCGAGCCGAATTGGCCACGGCTCATAAAGAGCAGACCGAACTGATTAAGCAG CATAAGGCCGAAAAGATCGAACAGCTCTGTGAAGAGGTTAACATGATGAGGGCGGAGACCTTGGGGTGGAAACAAAACATGGACCACCTTGCCTCGGAGAAAGATGCTGCTCGATCCCAACTATCATTGACCGAAAGTCAGCTTCAAGGCATGAAAGAGGAAAGCTTAGCTCAAAACATGAAAATAGAGGAGCTCGAGGTTCGGTTGGCCGCCAAACTTGCAAAGGTTAAATCTGAGGCAGAAAATGTAAAGGCTGACGCAGAGGCGATCGTGGCCATCTACCAATCTGATGCTGAAGCTGCTCAAGCCCAAGCAAGAGAATCTGTCGAGGACGCTCAAAATCGAGCTTTTTGGATTACCGAACTCGTCAAGTGccaatctcggagggaaactctCGAGGAGATCCACGCTCGTGGCTTCGATTTCTCTACAGAGATCAAAAATGCAAAAGAACTTGAAGCCGAAGCCAAAGCACTAGTCTCTTTCGATGATGATGATTCCGGGAGCGTGAGTGGATCCGAGAGCAGAGGAGATCCCGATGATGAAGAT GACCCTGATTGGTCcttgtaa